The Xanthomonas indica genome has a segment encoding these proteins:
- a CDS encoding efflux transporter outer membrane subunit: protein MVIRPALGALALALLSACASVGPDYRAPVQPTVTLQGAASPVFATDSPVASWWAQFDDPVLEQLVHDGLVANLDLRIALARVHEARAVFAEQRLDQAPHVTAGGDYTRGKAPDADAGGARVLTESYRLGFDAGWELDLFGRQRRASEAARADLEAEQAGLADAQVTVAAEVARNYFALRGTQKRIALARTTLDNLRDTQRLTETRWRLGAGSELDVQSSRARLKAIEADIPLLEVDAAQARHRLAVLLGKPPGALDALLAPQPTPAYARALPLGDTTQLLRRRPDVRSAERRLAAATARVGVATADLFPRISLSGFVGFLSGDAGALLHGRSKAWSLTPSIQWAAFDMGSVRARLRASEAQADGAAADYEKAVLGALEDTENALTAYAHEQARLAIVAEQTQAAQRAEALAQIRYREGSEDFLTLLDAQRTQLTAEADLADAEAAVNIGVVRVYKALGGWGQDAGTEAGRDVATTAVAASALQAR, encoded by the coding sequence ATGGTGATCCGTCCCGCACTCGGCGCGCTGGCGCTGGCGCTGCTCAGCGCCTGCGCCAGCGTCGGCCCCGACTACCGCGCACCGGTGCAGCCGACGGTGACGCTGCAGGGCGCGGCGTCGCCGGTGTTCGCAACCGATTCGCCGGTCGCGTCCTGGTGGGCGCAGTTCGACGATCCGGTGCTGGAGCAACTGGTGCACGACGGCCTGGTCGCCAACCTGGACCTGCGCATCGCCCTGGCGCGCGTGCACGAGGCACGCGCGGTCTTCGCCGAGCAGCGCCTGGACCAGGCGCCGCACGTGACCGCCGGCGGCGACTACACCCGCGGCAAGGCGCCGGACGCCGATGCCGGCGGCGCGCGCGTGCTGACCGAGAGCTACCGGCTCGGCTTCGATGCCGGCTGGGAGCTGGACCTGTTCGGGCGCCAGCGCCGTGCCAGCGAGGCTGCGCGTGCGGATCTGGAGGCCGAACAGGCCGGCCTGGCCGACGCCCAGGTCACCGTGGCCGCGGAGGTGGCGCGCAACTACTTCGCCCTGCGTGGCACGCAGAAGCGCATCGCGCTGGCGCGCACCACGCTGGACAACCTGCGCGATACCCAGCGCCTGACCGAGACCCGCTGGCGGCTGGGCGCCGGCAGCGAACTGGACGTGCAGAGCAGCCGCGCGCGGCTGAAGGCGATCGAGGCCGACATCCCGTTGCTGGAAGTGGACGCCGCGCAGGCGCGGCACCGGTTGGCGGTGCTGCTGGGCAAGCCGCCAGGCGCGCTCGATGCGCTGCTGGCGCCCCAGCCGACCCCGGCCTATGCGCGGGCCTTGCCGCTGGGCGACACCACGCAGTTGCTGCGCCGGCGTCCCGACGTGCGCAGCGCCGAACGCCGCCTGGCGGCGGCGACCGCACGGGTCGGCGTGGCCACCGCCGACCTGTTCCCGCGGATCAGCCTGTCCGGCTTCGTCGGTTTCCTGTCCGGCGATGCCGGCGCCCTGTTGCACGGACGCAGCAAGGCCTGGTCGCTGACTCCGTCGATCCAGTGGGCGGCGTTCGACATGGGCAGCGTGCGGGCGCGCCTGCGCGCGAGCGAGGCGCAGGCCGACGGCGCCGCCGCCGACTACGAGAAGGCCGTGCTCGGCGCGCTGGAGGACACCGAGAACGCCCTGACTGCCTATGCCCACGAGCAGGCGCGGCTGGCGATCGTGGCCGAACAGACGCAGGCCGCGCAGCGCGCCGAGGCGCTGGCGCAGATCCGGTATCGCGAAGGCTCGGAGGATTTTCTGACCCTGCTCGATGCGCAGCGCACGCAACTCACCGCCGAGGCCGACCTGGCCGACGCCGAAGCGGCGGTGAACATCGGCGTGGTGCGGGTGTACAAGGCGCTCGGCGGCTGGGGCCAGGATGCAGGCACGGAGGCCGGCAGGGACGTTGCGACCACCGCGGTGGCGGCGTCCGCGCTGCAGGCGCGCTGA
- a CDS encoding SDR family oxidoreductase: MNAAHKIALVTGATRGIGLHTVRQLAEAGVRTLLAGRDATRASAAALELQGEGLPVEPLTLDVTDAASIAAAVDTVRARHGRLDILVNNAGILRDDLRLSVSQQTLETWRETFDTNLFGLIAVTQAFLPLLREAPAARIVNVSSLLGSLTLHSQPGSPIYDFKVPAYNVSKSAVNAWTIQLAYELRDTPIKVNTIHPGYVKTDMNSGEGELEVADGARSSVMMALLDADGPTGSYTHVGQVLPW; the protein is encoded by the coding sequence ATGAACGCAGCACACAAGATCGCCCTGGTCACCGGCGCCACCCGCGGCATCGGCCTGCATACCGTGCGGCAACTGGCCGAGGCCGGCGTGCGCACCCTGCTGGCCGGGCGCGATGCCACCCGCGCCAGCGCCGCGGCGCTGGAACTGCAGGGCGAGGGCCTGCCGGTGGAGCCGCTGACCCTGGACGTCACCGACGCCGCCAGCATCGCCGCGGCGGTGGACACGGTGCGCGCACGCCACGGGCGGCTGGACATCCTGGTCAACAACGCCGGCATCCTGCGCGACGACCTGCGCCTGAGCGTCTCGCAGCAGACCCTGGAGACCTGGCGCGAGACCTTCGACACCAACCTGTTCGGCCTGATCGCGGTCACCCAGGCGTTCCTGCCGCTGCTGCGGGAAGCGCCGGCCGCGCGCATCGTCAACGTCTCCAGCCTGCTCGGCTCGCTGACGCTGCACAGCCAGCCGGGCTCGCCGATCTACGACTTCAAGGTGCCGGCCTACAACGTGTCCAAGAGCGCGGTGAATGCCTGGACCATCCAGTTGGCCTACGAACTGCGCGACACCCCGATCAAGGTCAACACCATCCACCCCGGCTACGTGAAGACCGACATGAACTCCGGCGAGGGCGAGCTGGAAGTGGCCGACGGCGCGCGCAGCAGCGTGATGATGGCGCTGCTCGACGCGGACGGCCCCACCGGCAGCTACACCCATGTCGGACAGGTGCTGCCATGGTGA